The genomic stretch AGAGGAACCCCGGCTTTCCTCAAGAGGTCCGGCTGTTTCTGCGGGATCTGCCGCAACCCTTCTGCTTCGTCTTCAGCGATGTGAGGCTGCAGGCGGACGGCGCAGTGGACGGTGGCAGGTTGCTGGCCAATCTGGCCGGACTTGAGGAGGAGGACATGAAACGGCTGCTGGCAGATTCACTGAACGAGCTGCTCTACATGGAATGTCTCGCCGCCCGTCGTGAGCTGGGCGCTACCGATTCGGCCGAATTGATCCAGCGGGTGCAGGAGATCTCCCGCCGGGTGAAGACTCTCATCGGGAGGAAGCAATGAAGAACGAAGCCAGGCAAAGGCTGATTTTTGCCCTTGATGTCGACGCGTTCGCAGAAGCGGAGAAGTGGGTCAGGCAGCTGCACGGGCAGGTCGGGGTCTTCAAAGTCGGTAAACAACTCTTCACCCGCTGCGGGCCCGAGGTGGTGCAGATGGTACGGGCCGAGGGGGGGGAGGTTTTTCTCGACCTGAAATATCACGACATCCCCAATACCGTCGCCATGGCCGGAGTAGAGGCGTGCCGGCTGGGGGTGCGGATGTTCAATGTTCATGCCCTGGGCGGTCGGGAGATGATGGCGAGGACCGTGGCCGAGGTCGATGCCCGCTACCCGCGCGGCAGCAAGGAGCGGCCGCTGCTGCTGGCGGTGACCATCCTGACATCGAGCAGCGAGGAGACCCTGCGCGAGGTGGGGATCGAGCGGCCGGTGCGCGAGATGGTCCCCCGCCTCGCCCGTCTGGCCCAGGAAGCCGGGATGGACGGCGTGGTGGCTTCGC from Desulfuromonadales bacterium encodes the following:
- the pyrF gene encoding orotidine-5'-phosphate decarboxylase — its product is MKNEARQRLIFALDVDAFAEAEKWVRQLHGQVGVFKVGKQLFTRCGPEVVQMVRAEGGEVFLDLKYHDIPNTVAMAGVEACRLGVRMFNVHALGGREMMARTVAEVDARYPRGSKERPLLLAVTILTSSSEETLREVGIERPVREMVPRLARLAQEAGMDGVVASPQEVDLIRAACGADFAIVTPGVRPASAALDDQKRVMTPGEAIAAGADYLVIGRPISAAADPVEAAERILDEMALALGRP